In the genome of Eschrichtius robustus isolate mEscRob2 chromosome 12, mEscRob2.pri, whole genome shotgun sequence, one region contains:
- the LOC137773873 gene encoding E3 ubiquitin-protein ligase MYLIP-like, translating into MMQYSRDLKGHLASLFLNENINLGKKYVFDIKRTSKEAYDHARRALYNAGVVDLVPRSDPSPPNSPLKSSESSMSCGSCEGLGCQQTRALQEKLRKLKEAMLCVLCCEGEINSAFCPCGHTVCCEGCATQLQSCPVCRSRVDHVQHVYLPTHTSLLNLTVI; encoded by the exons ATGATGCAGTACAGCCGAGACCTGAAGGGCCACTTGGCTTCTCTGTTTCTGAACGAAAACATCAACCTGGGCAAGAAGTATGTCTTCGATATTAAAAGAACCTCCAAGGAGGCGTATGACCACGCCAGGAGGGCTCTGTACAACGCGGGTGTGGTGGATCTCGTGCCGAGAAGCGACCCCAGCCCCCCAAACTCTCCCCTGAAGTCCTCGGAGAGCAGCATGAGCTGCGGCAGCTGCGAGGGCCTTGGCTGCCAGCAGACCCGGGCCCTCCAGGAGAAGCTGCGCAAGCTCAAGGAGGCCATGCTGTGCGTGCTGTGCTGCGAGGGTGAGATCAACTCAGCCTTCTGCCCCTGCGGCCACACTGTGTGCTGCGAGGGCTGCGCCACCCAGCTCCAG TCCTGTCCTGTCTGCAGGTCACGGGTGGACCACGTCCAGCACGTCTACCTGCCGACCCACACCAGTCTTCTCAACCTGACTGTGATCTGA